A region of Ignatzschineria larvae DSM 13226 DNA encodes the following proteins:
- the def gene encoding peptide deformylase: MAILEVITVPHPTLREKALPVTTFDDELKTLVENMFDTMYEEKGVGLAANQVNILQRLFIADCSEERDAPMVFINPEIIAASEETDAAEEGCLSLPTMYGGPVIRPTKVTVKAQNIEGEWFELEAEGLLARCIQHELDHLNGVLFIDYLSRMKQDRILKKLEKVLKERDQEQ, from the coding sequence ATGGCCATTTTAGAGGTGATTACTGTTCCACATCCTACGTTACGGGAGAAGGCTTTACCGGTGACAACATTTGACGATGAGTTAAAAACATTAGTCGAGAATATGTTTGATACGATGTATGAGGAAAAGGGCGTTGGACTTGCCGCTAATCAGGTGAATATATTGCAGCGGTTATTTATCGCAGATTGTTCAGAAGAGCGTGATGCGCCGATGGTCTTTATTAATCCTGAAATTATTGCAGCATCAGAAGAGACAGATGCGGCGGAAGAGGGATGCTTATCACTGCCGACGATGTATGGTGGTCCTGTGATTCGTCCTACTAAAGTGACCGTTAAAGCGCAAAATATTGAAGGTGAATGGTTTGAATTAGAAGCAGAAGGTCTTCTAGCTCGCTGTATTCAACATGAATTAGATCATCTTAATGGTGTGCTCTTTATCGATTATCTCTCACGAATGAAACAAGATCGAATTTTAAAAAAATTAGAGAAAGTGCTCAAAGAGCGTGATCAAG